In Synergistaceae bacterium, the following proteins share a genomic window:
- a CDS encoding type II toxin-antitoxin system RelB/DinJ family antitoxin, whose protein sequence is MATTSVTIRMDENLKKQAETLFEDMGLNMTTAFTIFTKAVVRQGKIPFEVAADPFYSEANQARLREAVKGLKAGQGIVRKTMEELETMENA, encoded by the coding sequence ATGGCTACCACGAGCGTTACCATCCGCATGGACGAGAATCTCAAGAAGCAGGCGGAAACGCTTTTTGAGGATATGGGTTTGAATATGACCACTGCGTTTACCATTTTCACAAAGGCCGTTGTCCGGCAGGGCAAAATTCCCTTCGAGGTTGCAGCCGATCCTTTTTACAGTGAAGCCAATCAGGCCAGGCTTCGTGAAGCTGTCAAAGGATTAAAGGCAGGGCAGGGTATTGTCAGAAAGACGATGGAGGAGCTGGAGACTATGGAGAATGCGTGA
- the fliD gene encoding flagellar filament capping protein FliD, with the protein MADMAVSGVASGIDWDSIVEKLIENASKPALVQQEKRDTLELKKSLFEEFLVSLQAVQSALSPLKLASTFKAKMVEIERLDSNASYKGVLTAVVNSDAEINVHNIIVERLAKAQITRSDQKTVAQALSSMGVSDSYFYINAGGKKIRIDVSSSDTNLEDVASRINTQLKTQSPAIGVTASVVDGRLILKSDQTGLGTTTQDVTVTRTAGSKDSLGYTISDGAAVVISDGNGNTWTQGVDFDIVNGSQIRWRQNDSLVPPPGATYQDTYTAFAGDTYKVTATRSDSGYVDSDVLPFTTVPGYSVTITSQGGAITYTQGVDYKVGADGSIRWNSDDFVAIRPDAGEEYEVTYVAAGGEQITMDITRNNRDTISSVNFSDYTAGSGVVTDGTTTWKEGIDFDVVQSSLGEVVVRWYEGGAETSPVAGGSYTFSYKDSTTGTTLTAAGVRDTKDVADIPNGGEILVANGTHQISYSFDGTTQTIWTHADFTPTAGSGGKTLEINWNTPTGTPTAHAKATPALNSTYTVSVTSNTNTFTLTDDGNGFLSAMGLDKTDEDHYTAAVDAVLVVDGERVTRSSNQIGESYGNELIKGMTLQLKGVGEVYLDVSQDAETAVTAIQSFLTAYNETLSWIDTRMTEKELDETKKATVDSDDFRLKWGLLNGNSLLRSSKDSMRRITSNIYASPFTTRTARNAVYGTMAQNGFSGSSIMTVTVGARTASITVEPGDTLQSIAAKINSPQINGQNNPLFYDAEGREYPIPFAKAEVVDNRLVISAGTEREVTLGGSSTLLNTLGIGYEYSALSQVGIKYASTGQMSDQSKSGALDFDTSVFMAALEDNSEDVAMLMTNFAETMQTWLDDMIKSSQKEVTTGVTTAQGAVVREMNAIDTEIASIDEYLEKFTERLLAKQTALQTQFAAAETNLAKLMQQASWLASVTSQLSANTASNSSSS; encoded by the coding sequence ATGGCTGATATGGCCGTTTCCGGAGTGGCTTCCGGAATAGACTGGGACAGTATTGTTGAGAAACTGATTGAGAACGCCAGTAAACCGGCTCTTGTTCAGCAGGAGAAACGGGACACGCTGGAGCTCAAAAAGAGCCTTTTCGAGGAATTTCTCGTTTCTCTGCAGGCGGTGCAGAGCGCCCTGTCCCCTCTGAAACTGGCCTCGACGTTCAAGGCGAAAATGGTGGAGATAGAGCGCCTCGACAGCAACGCCAGCTACAAAGGCGTCCTGACCGCCGTGGTCAATTCGGACGCCGAAATCAACGTGCACAATATAATCGTCGAGCGTCTGGCCAAAGCTCAGATCACCCGTTCCGACCAAAAGACGGTGGCCCAGGCCCTGAGCAGCATGGGCGTCTCTGACAGCTATTTTTACATCAACGCCGGAGGTAAAAAGATACGGATCGACGTTTCCTCGTCGGACACCAATCTGGAGGACGTGGCGAGCAGGATCAACACTCAGCTCAAGACTCAGAGTCCGGCCATTGGAGTGACCGCCTCCGTGGTGGACGGCCGGCTTATTCTGAAGAGCGATCAGACCGGACTGGGAACCACCACCCAGGACGTGACCGTAACCCGCACGGCCGGCAGCAAAGACAGCCTGGGATACACCATCTCCGACGGCGCTGCGGTGGTCATCAGTGACGGCAACGGCAACACCTGGACCCAGGGCGTGGACTTCGACATCGTCAACGGAAGCCAGATACGCTGGAGGCAGAACGACTCTCTGGTTCCTCCGCCGGGCGCCACCTACCAGGACACCTACACGGCCTTCGCGGGCGACACGTACAAAGTGACGGCGACGCGTTCGGACAGCGGTTACGTGGACAGCGACGTTCTGCCCTTTACGACGGTGCCGGGCTACTCGGTCACCATCACCTCCCAGGGAGGCGCCATCACCTACACGCAGGGCGTGGATTACAAGGTTGGAGCCGACGGTTCGATCCGGTGGAACAGCGATGATTTTGTCGCGATCCGGCCGGACGCGGGCGAGGAATACGAGGTCACCTACGTGGCCGCCGGCGGCGAACAGATCACCATGGACATCACTCGGAACAACCGGGACACGATCAGTTCGGTAAATTTCAGCGATTATACGGCGGGCTCCGGCGTCGTCACCGATGGAACCACCACCTGGAAGGAAGGCATTGACTTCGACGTTGTCCAGTCCTCTCTGGGCGAGGTCGTCGTTCGGTGGTACGAGGGCGGCGCTGAAACTTCCCCCGTGGCGGGAGGCTCCTACACGTTCAGTTACAAGGATTCGACTACGGGAACAACCCTCACCGCTGCCGGCGTGCGAGACACCAAAGACGTGGCCGACATTCCCAACGGCGGCGAAATACTCGTCGCGAACGGAACCCATCAGATTTCCTATTCCTTCGATGGAACGACGCAAACGATCTGGACCCACGCGGATTTTACTCCCACCGCCGGTTCCGGTGGAAAAACGCTTGAGATCAACTGGAACACTCCCACGGGGACGCCGACGGCCCACGCAAAGGCGACTCCCGCACTGAATTCCACCTATACGGTCAGCGTCACGTCCAACACCAACACCTTCACGCTCACCGACGACGGCAACGGATTCCTTTCCGCCATGGGGCTGGACAAGACGGATGAAGATCACTACACGGCGGCTGTGGACGCGGTGCTGGTCGTGGACGGAGAGAGGGTCACCCGATCGTCCAACCAGATCGGCGAGAGCTACGGCAACGAGCTGATCAAGGGAATGACTTTGCAGCTGAAGGGCGTGGGAGAGGTCTACCTCGACGTCTCTCAGGATGCGGAGACCGCGGTTACCGCGATACAGAGTTTCCTCACGGCCTATAACGAAACCCTGAGCTGGATCGATACGCGCATGACGGAAAAAGAGCTGGACGAAACCAAAAAAGCCACGGTGGACAGCGACGACTTTCGCCTGAAGTGGGGGCTTCTGAATGGAAACTCTCTGCTGCGGAGCTCCAAGGACAGCATGAGAAGGATCACCTCCAACATCTACGCATCGCCCTTCACGACGCGCACCGCCCGCAACGCGGTCTACGGCACCATGGCCCAGAACGGATTCAGCGGAAGCTCGATTATGACCGTCACCGTGGGAGCCCGCACGGCGAGCATCACCGTGGAGCCGGGGGATACCCTTCAGAGCATAGCGGCTAAGATCAACAGTCCCCAGATCAACGGCCAGAACAACCCTTTGTTTTACGATGCCGAGGGCCGGGAATACCCCATTCCCTTCGCGAAGGCCGAGGTCGTGGACAACCGGCTGGTGATCAGCGCGGGGACGGAACGAGAGGTTACGCTGGGAGGCAGTTCCACGCTGCTGAACACGCTGGGGATCGGATATGAATACTCGGCGCTTTCGCAGGTGGGAATCAAATACGCCTCCACGGGGCAGATGAGCGACCAGTCAAAGAGCGGCGCTCTGGACTTTGACACCAGCGTTTTCATGGCGGCCCTGGAGGACAACTCCGAGGACGTTGCGATGCTGATGACCAACTTTGCGGAGACGATGCAGACCTGGCTGGATGATATGATCAAATCCTCCCAGAAAGAAGTCACTACCGGAGTGACCACAGCCCAGGGCGCGGTGGTTCGGGAAATGAACGCAATCGACACCGAAATCGCCTCCATCGACGAATACCTGGAGAAGTTTACGGAACGCCTCCTGGCGAAGCAGACGGCTCTGCAGACGCAGTTCGCGGCGGCGGAAACCAACCTTGCGAAACTGATGCAGCAGGCGAGCTGGCTTGCCAGTGTCACCTCTCAGTTGTCGGCGAATACGGCGTCAAATTCAAGTTCGAGCTAA
- a CDS encoding Txe/YoeB family addiction module toxin, whose translation MKRINRLIQDIERNGYHSIGKPEPLKDALAGWWSVKIDEKNRIVFKISCEGDDQILEISQCGSHYRDK comes from the coding sequence CTGAAGAGAATCAATCGGCTGATACAGGATATCGAGCGCAATGGATACCACAGCATTGGTAAACCGGAGCCTTTAAAAGACGCCCTCGCCGGATGGTGGTCCGTCAAAATCGACGAGAAAAACCGTATTGTTTTCAAAATTTCCTGCGAAGGCGACGACCAGATTCTTGAAATCTCACAATGCGGTTCGCACTACCGCGATAAATAA
- a CDS encoding type II toxin-antitoxin system RelB/DinJ family antitoxin has product MAQTNINIRIDEDLKRDFDAVCNDLGLTMTAAFNVFARTVARRKAIPFEITAEEDPFFSEANQKRLLRAIADLEVGRNWHEHDLTEID; this is encoded by the coding sequence ATGGCTCAGACAAACATCAACATTCGTATCGATGAAGATCTCAAGCGCGATTTTGACGCCGTTTGCAATGATCTCGGGCTGACGATGACAGCGGCGTTCAATGTATTCGCCAGAACCGTTGCGCGGCGGAAGGCGATTCCTTTTGAAATCACCGCGGAGGAAGACCCTTTTTTCAGCGAAGCAAACCAAAAAAGGCTGCTCCGGGCGATTGCCGATCTTGAAGTCGGGCGCAACTGGCATGAACATGATCTGACAGAGATCGATTGA
- a CDS encoding isoprenylcysteine carboxylmethyltransferase family protein translates to MISEDLRRRIREKAFQLRGGIWTLLFAVIIVFAHPTRRSFLLGLIPVLAGQALRFWAVGCIGRYRGERVDARALTTWGPYAFIRNPLYAGNGLIGLGWGLMAGPWPTVFFALTFIVLYAVLIVPHEEAFLAEKFGSPYERYKETTGRFFPKGWPKENISGPFDRRVLWVSERHSLLTTVVGTLLILAKRFI, encoded by the coding sequence ATGATTTCAGAAGACCTTCGGCGACGGATTCGTGAAAAGGCCTTCCAGCTACGGGGAGGGATCTGGACTCTGCTTTTCGCGGTGATTATCGTTTTCGCCCATCCCACCCGCCGGTCCTTCCTGCTGGGGCTTATCCCCGTTCTGGCGGGGCAGGCGCTGCGGTTCTGGGCCGTGGGCTGCATCGGGCGTTACCGGGGCGAGCGCGTCGACGCCAGGGCCCTGACCACCTGGGGACCCTACGCCTTCATTCGAAATCCCCTGTACGCCGGCAACGGTCTGATCGGGTTGGGATGGGGTCTCATGGCCGGCCCCTGGCCGACGGTGTTTTTTGCCCTCACGTTTATCGTGCTGTATGCCGTTCTCATCGTTCCCCACGAGGAGGCGTTCCTTGCGGAAAAATTCGGCTCGCCCTACGAACGCTACAAAGAGACCACGGGGCGATTCTTTCCGAAGGGCTGGCCGAAGGAAAACATCTCCGGCCCTTTCGACCGGCGGGTTCTCTGGGTCAGCGAGCGCCATTCTCTCCTGACCACCGTCGTGGGAACCCTTCTCATTCTGGCCAAAAGATTCATCTGA
- a CDS encoding TRAP transporter substrate-binding protein — MFSGTASADVNLKLGHAINEKDVFHEAALKFKELVEAQTKGEVTVTIYPNAKLGDERNLLESLRMGTVDMGIITGGPVINFLPSFGVLDLPFLFSTPEHAYKVLDGPVGQGFFKEMEKLGWKGLAYGERGFRNLTNSKKPVNVPEDVKGLKIRVMQNPIYIDAFTALGANAVPMAWTEALTALQQGTIDGQENPLNVIAAYNINESNKYLSITRHAYAPNVILMSMRTWNKLPADQQKIVQEAALAAALHNREIDNKMEAGWLQELKDKGMQVVENPDLGLFREAVKSVYEKYEPQYGKELIQSIIDTK; from the coding sequence TTGTTCTCCGGAACGGCGTCGGCGGACGTCAACCTGAAGCTGGGACACGCGATCAACGAAAAGGACGTTTTCCACGAAGCCGCACTGAAATTTAAGGAGCTGGTCGAAGCTCAAACTAAGGGCGAGGTCACGGTCACCATTTATCCCAACGCAAAGCTGGGAGACGAGCGCAACCTTCTCGAAAGCCTGAGAATGGGCACCGTCGACATGGGAATCATCACGGGCGGCCCGGTCATCAACTTCCTCCCCTCCTTTGGCGTCCTGGATCTTCCCTTCCTGTTCAGCACCCCGGAGCACGCCTATAAGGTTCTGGACGGCCCCGTGGGACAGGGCTTCTTCAAAGAGATGGAAAAACTGGGCTGGAAAGGCCTGGCCTACGGTGAACGGGGATTTCGCAACCTGACCAACAGCAAAAAACCCGTCAACGTCCCCGAAGACGTGAAGGGCCTCAAGATCCGCGTCATGCAGAACCCCATCTACATCGACGCGTTCACGGCTCTGGGAGCCAACGCCGTTCCCATGGCCTGGACGGAGGCTCTGACCGCCCTGCAGCAGGGAACCATCGACGGGCAGGAAAACCCGCTGAACGTTATCGCCGCCTACAACATCAACGAATCGAACAAATATCTTTCCATCACGAGACACGCCTACGCCCCCAACGTCATTCTGATGAGCATGAGGACCTGGAACAAACTTCCGGCCGACCAGCAGAAGATCGTGCAGGAAGCCGCACTGGCCGCCGCCCTTCACAATCGGGAAATCGACAACAAAATGGAGGCGGGCTGGCTTCAGGAGCTGAAGGACAAGGGGATGCAGGTGGTGGAAAATCCCGATCTCGGTCTTTTCCGTGAGGCGGTAAAGAGCGTCTACGAAAAATACGAGCCCCAGTACGGGAAAGAATTGATTCAGTCCATCATCGACACGAAATAA
- a CDS encoding TRAP transporter small permease, translating into MEERRETAPASFLKTWSDRVNTCCEMLLFVTLIAMTVVTMLQIVFRLWFRALTWSEELTCFLLVAASFLGTAVAFKRGAHIAVGFLLNLLPKPLMKLCMIGIACVGTAFFAVVAWYGAVLCWQERAQTATAITISMGWIYLIFPLTGLIVILHLAARIEELLRGGE; encoded by the coding sequence ATGGAAGAACGTCGAGAAACCGCTCCGGCCTCGTTTCTGAAAACCTGGAGCGATCGCGTCAACACCTGTTGCGAAATGCTTCTGTTCGTGACGCTGATCGCCATGACCGTCGTCACGATGTTGCAGATCGTCTTTCGTCTGTGGTTTCGGGCCCTCACCTGGTCCGAAGAACTGACCTGTTTTCTGTTGGTGGCCGCCTCCTTTCTCGGCACGGCGGTGGCCTTCAAACGGGGCGCTCACATCGCGGTGGGATTTCTGCTGAATCTCCTGCCCAAACCCCTGATGAAACTCTGCATGATCGGCATTGCCTGCGTGGGGACGGCGTTTTTTGCCGTCGTCGCCTGGTACGGAGCCGTTCTTTGCTGGCAGGAACGGGCCCAGACGGCCACAGCCATAACGATTTCCATGGGGTGGATCTACCTTATCTTTCCCCTGACCGGACTGATCGTCATCCTGCATCTGGCCGCCCGAATCGAAGAACTGCTGAGGGGAGGCGAGTAA